The sequence GCCGCCTCGGCCGCCGGCATGATCTGCACGTACAGCGTCCAGGAGGGGTAGACGCCCCGCTCGATGGACTGCAGCAGATCGGTCTGGTGGCTGTTCGGGTCCTTGCCGGACAGCTCGGCGCCCTGCTCGGCGTCCAGGCAGCGGATGCCCTGGTTGGTCTTGAAGTGGTACTTGACGAAGAAGGCCTCGCCCTCGGTGTTCGTCCACTGGTAGGTGTGCGAGCCGTAGCCGTTCATATGGCGGTAGGAGGCCGGGATGCCGCGGTCGCCCATCAGCCAGGTGACCTGGTGGGTCGCCTCGGGGGAGTGCGCCCAGAAGTCCCAGACGTTGTCCGGCTCCTGCTTGCCCGTGAAGGGGTCGCGCTTCTGGGAGTGGATGAAGTCGGGGAACTTGATCGGGTCCTTGATGAAGAACACCGGGGTGTTGTTGCCGACGAGGTCGTAATTGCCCTCTTCGGTATAGAACTTCAGGGCGAAGCCACGCGGGTCACGGGCCGCGTCCGGGCCGCCGAGGCTGTCGGCGACGGTCGAGAAGCGGATGAAGGTCTCGGTGCGCTTGCCGACGGCGTTGAGGAAGTCCGCGCGGGTGAAGCCCGTGACGTCGTCGGTCACCTCGAAGTAGCCGTACGCGCCGGAGCCACGGGCATGCACGACGCGCTCCGGGATGCGCTCGCGGTTGAAGCGGGCGAGCTTCTCCAGCAGGTGCTGGTCCTGGAGGACGATCGGGCCGCCGGCGCCTGCGGTGGCGGAGTTCTGGTTGTCGGCGACGGGGGCGCCAGCCTCCGTAGTGAGAAAGCGCGCCGTCAGCGTGGGCTTCGACATGGTGACCTTCCGTACGAGAGCGCGGAAGTTGGCTTCCGCGTGTCGGAGCGTAAGAAGCGCTACGACCAAACGTCAACAGTTTGTTGAAACAAGCTGAGAGGTGTCCGGGGGTGTTCCGGGCGGCGGTCACGCCTGGGCGCGACAGGACAAGTGTCGGCGCGGCCGCCGCCCGGAAGCCGGAGGGGACTTGCTGAAGGTCCCGTGGGAGGGGGCCGGAACGAGGCCCCCTGGGCGCACTCGTGCACGGGGCCCGGGTCCGTGCCGCCAAGGGCTCAGTGCGTGGTGGCGTGCCCGGAGAGCCGTTCGACGCCGCGGAGGAGGGCGGAGTGGTCGAGGCCGCCGTCGCCCTGGGCGCGCAGCGAGGCGACGAGGGAGGCGACGAGGGTGCCGACGGGCAGGGCGGCGCCGACCGTGCGGGCGGCGTCGGTGACGATGCCCATGTCCTTGTGGTGGAGGTCGATGCGGAAGCCGGGGCGGAAGTCGCGGTCCTTGAAGTTGTCCTTCTTGCGGGCCAGGACGGTGGAGCCGGCCAGGCCGCCGCCCAGGACGTCGAGGGCCGCGGTGAGGTCGACGCCGGACTTCTCGAGGAAGACGACGGCTTCGGCGCAGGCCTGGATGTTGATGGCGACGATCAGCTGGTTGGCGGCCTTGACGGTCTGGCCGGCGCCGTGGGGTCCGCAGTGGACGATGGTCTTGCCGAGGGCTTCGAACAGGGGACGGGCGGCGTCGAAGTCGGCCCGGTCGCCGCCGGTCATGATGGACAGGACGGCTTCGACGGCGCCCGCCTCGCCGCCCGAGACGGGGGCGTCCAGCACGCGGATGCCCTTGTCGGCGGCGGCGTGTGCCAGGTCGATGGAGGTCTGCGGGGTGATCGAGGACATGTCGATCAGCAGGGCGCCGCGCCGGGCGTTTTCCAGGATGCCGTCGGGGCCGTAGGCGATGGCTTCGACCTGGGGGGAGGCCGGGACCATGGTGATGATGACGTCGGCGTCGGTGACGGCTTCGGCCAGGGAGGCGGCGGCGGTGCCGCCGGCCGCCGCGAGGCGCTGGAGCTTGTCGGCTTCAAGCGTGTAGCCGGTGACCTGGTAGCCGGCCTTGATCAGGTTTTCGGCCATGGGGGAGCCCATGATGCCGAGACCGATCCACGCGATCTTGGGCAGGTTGCTCATCGGGGTGCCTCTTTCACGGTTTTCGCAGTGCGGGAAGTCGTCAGGGGCGGGCCGCGCGCAGCGGGGCGGGGAGCCAGGCGAAGGCGCTCGCGCTCGGTCCGTCGCCGGGCTTGTACTCCAGGCCGGTCCAGCCCTGGTAGCCGGCCTTCTCGAGGCGGCCGAGCAGGGCGGTGAAGTCGAGGTCGCCGGTGCCGGGGGCACCGCGGCCGGGGTTGTCGGCGATCTGTACGTGGGCGGTCCTGTCGGTGTAGCGGTCGATGACCTCGTCCAGGTCCTCGCCGTTCATCGACAGGTGGTAGAGGTCCATCAGGAAGCGGGTGTTGTCCAGCCCGGTGGCCGCGTTCACCGCGTCCACCACCTCGATGGCCTTCGGTGCGCTGACGATCGGGCAGTTCGGCGACTCCGGTGCGTTCAGGGCCTCGATCAGCACCGTCCCGCCCACCTCCGCGACCGCCCGCGCGGTGAACGCCAGGTTCTCCAGCGCCAGCGCGTCCTGTTCCGCCGCGGAGACCCCCGGGACCCGGTTGCCGTACAGGGCGTTGAAGGCCGTGCAGCCCAGCGAGCGGCCGAACTCCACCGCCACCGGCACGTTCGCCCGGAACTTCTCCGACTCCTCGCCCGGGACCGACAGGGCTCCGCGGTCCGGGCCCGGCAGCTGCCCGGCGTAGAAGTTCAGCCCCACCAGCCGCGTCCCCGCATCCGTCAGCGCGGTGCGCAGCGCCGCCAGCTCCGCCTGCTCGGGCACCGGGGCGTCCACCCACGGCCACCACAGCTCCACCGCCGTGAAGCCCGCTGCCCGCGCGGCCGCCGGCCGCTCCAGCAAGGGAAGCTCGGTGAACAGGATCGACAGATTGACGTTGAAGCGCGTGTCCGTGAAACCCATCAGGCCCGGCGCTCCCTTCCGGATAGTGGAACTGTTTTTCTGCTTATTGGAAGACTGCCTGGCGGGTTCAAAGGCTGTCAAGGGGGCTCCGGGGCAATTTCTGGTGGCCGGGCGCCACCGCGCGTAGGTTGAGCGGCGTGCGATTGAGAGTGGAGTTCACGACGGAACCGTTCGACCTGGACGAGGCGCCGGCGCATGCGGTGGTGGCGCGGGACGTCGTCACGGGCGCCGAGCTGGACGCCGTCGATGTCGGCCCCTTCGGCAATACGGCGGAGGGCGACGCCGACCAGGTGCTCGGCGCCGTGGCCGATCTGCTGCGGGAGTCGCTGCAGGCGGGCGCCACCCGGGTCTCCCTGCAGGTCAATGTGATCCGGGACGCCGGGCAGGGTGCGGGGGAGGCGACGTGACGGAGCCCGCCGACCACCCGTTCGTCCAGGCGGTCAAGCCGCTGGTTGACGCGATGGGCGGACAGATGATCGCGCCGGACCAGGCGCAGGGTGACGATGTCGTGCTGACCTGGGAGGGGCGGGAACGGGTGGCCGTACGGCTCCCGCATCTGTCGGACTCGCTCGACCACATCCTCGCCGAGCTCCAGCGCCGGCACGGCATGCCGCTCGCGGAGCTGGACCGTAAGACCAAGCAGTCGGTGGTGCGGATCCTGGAGTCCCGCGGGGCCTTCTCGGTCCGGCACGGCGTCGAGACGGTCGCCGGCGCCCTCGGGGTCAGTCGGTTCACCGTGTACAACTACCTCAATCGCGAGAATGCGGCGAAGGACGGGAGCGCGCAGGTGGAAGGCTCGTAGGCGGCCCGGGGCGGCCCGGGGCGGCCCGCGGTGGCCCGGGGCGGCGCCGGACGGCTCCCCGGGGAAGCGGCTGCCCCCGTCACCCGGCCGGTGGCTCGGCGTCGCCGACTTTTCAACAAAGTGTTGACGTGTCGTTGCCGGGGGTCTTAGCTGTTTCCAGCCAAGCAGAGCTGTCCAGCACCAGGCCACGGAGGCTTCCCGTGTCTTCGCGTTCACCACGCTCGACGGGGGACACCCGCGAGCCCACGCCGGGGCTCACCCGGTTCAACACCGCCGACGACGGTACGGCCCTGGCCGCACTGCACGAGGTATGTGCCAGCCGGGCATGGGGGAGCAAGCTCCTTGCGCAGCGTCCCTACGCCACCGCCGATGCCCTGTACGCCGCGAGCGACGCCGCCATGGCCGAGCTGAGCGACGGGGACCTGGCCGAGGCGATGGCCGGGCACCCGCCGATCGGCCGGCCGAAGCCGGGCGACCCCACCTCGCGCCGCGAGCAGAGCGGGATGGCCGGCGCCTCCGACGCGCTCAAGGCCGACATGCTCGAACTCAACCTGGCCTACCAGGAGAAGTTCGGGCACGTCTTCCTGATCTGCGCCTCCGGCCGGACCGGGGAGCAGATGCGGGACGCCGTTCGTCACCGGATCGACAACACGCCGGAACAGGAACGCGAGATCGTTCGTGCGGAACTCGGCAAGATCAACCGCATCCGCCTGACCCGTATCGCCGAGCACGCAGAAGGAGACGCAGCATGAGCAGCGAGACGGCTGCCCGGACGTCGGTGTCCACGCACATCCTGGACACCAGCGTGGGCCGCCCCGCGGAGGGCGTCGCCCTCACGCTCGCGGTGCGCTCCGGCCGCGACGGCGCCTGGACCGCCCACGGCGCGTCCACGACCGATGCGGACGGACGCTGCAAGGACCTGCCGGCCCTGCCGGAAGGCACCACCCATGTGCGCCTCGACTTCGCCGTCGAGGAGTACTTCGTCTCTCCCCAGCACCGCGCACACCACAAGGCAACCCAGCAAGCCGAGGAACAGCAGGACGCCCCCCGCGTAAGGGACAGCGGAGCTTTCTTCCCGGAGGTGGCGATCACCTTTGCCGTCACGCCGGGCGAGCACTATCACGTACCGCTGCTGCTCAACCCGTTCGGCTACTCCGTATACCGAGGGAGCTAGCACCGACATGACTGCCCAATCCCGCCCGGCCCGCGCTGCCGATTCCCGCCCGGCCCGCCCGGTGATTCTCGGCCAGAACCAGTACGGCAAAGCGGAGAACCGCGTCGTCAAGATCACCCGCGACGGCGACACGCACCACATCAAGGACCTGAACGTCTCGGTCGCGCTCTCCGGCGACCTGGAAGAGGTCCACCTCTCCGGCTCCAACGCCCACTGCCTGCCCACCGACACGACCAGGAACACCGTGTACGCCTTCGCCAAGGAGCACGGGATCGAGTCGGCCGAGCAGTTCGGCATCCACCTGGCCCGGCACTTCGTCACCAGCCAGGAGCCGATCCACCGGGCCCGCATCCGGATCGAGGAGTACGCCTGGGAGCGGATCGCCCCCTCCGACGCCAACTCCCGCTTCATCGGCGCCGACGAGGTCCAGCACTCCTTCGTCCGCAAGGGCCAGGAGACCCGCCTGACCGAGATCACCTACGACGGTGAGCGGTGGCAGGTCATCTCCGGCCTGAAGGACCTGGTCGTGATGAACTCCACCAACTCGGAGTTCTGGGGCTACATCAAGGACAAGTACACGACCCTCAAGGAGGCCTACGACCGCATCCTGGCCACCGAGGTGTCCGGCCGCTGGCGGTTCAACTGGACCGACGACGAGCAGCGGATGCCGAACTGGGAGCGTTCGTACGAGCAGGTCAAGAAGCACATGCTGCAGGCGTTCGCGGAGACCTACAGCCTCTCGCTCCAGCAGACGCTGTACCAAATGGGAGCGCGTGTGATCAACAACCGTTCGGAGGTCGACGAGATCCGCTTCTCGCTCCCGAACAAGCACCACTTCCTGGTGGATCTCGAGCCGTTCGGGCTCAAGAACGACAACGAGGTGTACTACGCGGCCGACCGCCCGTACGGCCTGATCGAAGCCACAGTTCTGCGCGACGGTGTCGAGCCCGAGATCCCGGTGGATCTGACGAACCTCTGAGCTGCTCCGACGCAACGCCGTGCCGCGCGTGCCCCTCCCCGCCCCGCAGCGGGGAGGGGCACGCGGAACCCGAGGGGAACGACCCATGGCACAGCACACGCACACCCCGCACCACCTGGCGCCACCGGTCCACCCGGTGGACGAGAAGCCGGCTGCCAAGCGGCTCGTCCCGGCCGCGCTCCAGCACATGGCCGATGCCGGTCCTCGGCGGCGCGGGCATCGTGCTGTTCGGGTCGATCGCGGTCAGCGGCATCCGTACGCTCGCCGAGGC is a genomic window of Streptomyces sp. Edi2 containing:
- a CDS encoding catalase — encoded protein: MTARFLTTEAGAPVADNQNSATAGAGGPIVLQDQHLLEKLARFNRERIPERVVHARGSGAYGYFEVTDDVTGFTRADFLNAVGKRTETFIRFSTVADSLGGPDAARDPRGFALKFYTEEGNYDLVGNNTPVFFIKDPIKFPDFIHSQKRDPFTGKQEPDNVWDFWAHSPEATHQVTWLMGDRGIPASYRHMNGYGSHTYQWTNTEGEAFFVKYHFKTNQGIRCLDAEQGAELSGKDPNSHQTDLLQSIERGVYPSWTLYVQIMPAAEAADYRFNPFDLTKVWPHRDYPLQRVGRLVLDRNPDNVFAEVEQSAFSPNNFVPGIGPSPDKMLQGRLFAYADAHRYRLGVNHTQLPVNAPKATEAHNYGRDGLMATHRYDRHAKNYEPNSYGGPVQTDQALSAPLAVSGHTGTHEAPAHTKDDDFFQAGELYRLMSKDEKTRLIDNIAGGLSQVSRDDVIEKNLAHFHAADPDYGARVEARVRELRED
- a CDS encoding 2-hydroxy-3-oxopropionate reductase → MSNLPKIAWIGLGIMGSPMAENLIKAGYQVTGYTLEADKLQRLAAAGGTAAASLAEAVTDADVIITMVPASPQVEAIAYGPDGILENARRGALLIDMSSITPQTSIDLAHAAADKGIRVLDAPVSGGEAGAVEAVLSIMTGGDRADFDAARPLFEALGKTIVHCGPHGAGQTVKAANQLIVAINIQACAEAVVFLEKSGVDLTAALDVLGGGLAGSTVLARKKDNFKDRDFRPGFRIDLHHKDMGIVTDAARTVGAALPVGTLVASLVASLRAQGDGGLDHSALLRGVERLSGHATTH
- a CDS encoding TIM barrel protein, translated to MGFTDTRFNVNLSILFTELPLLERPAAARAAGFTAVELWWPWVDAPVPEQAELAALRTALTDAGTRLVGLNFYAGQLPGPDRGALSVPGEESEKFRANVPVAVEFGRSLGCTAFNALYGNRVPGVSAAEQDALALENLAFTARAVAEVGGTVLIEALNAPESPNCPIVSAPKAIEVVDAVNAATGLDNTRFLMDLYHLSMNGEDLDEVIDRYTDRTAHVQIADNPGRGAPGTGDLDFTALLGRLEKAGYQGWTGLEYKPGDGPSASAFAWLPAPLRAARP
- a CDS encoding helix-turn-helix domain-containing protein, producing the protein MTEPADHPFVQAVKPLVDAMGGQMIAPDQAQGDDVVLTWEGRERVAVRLPHLSDSLDHILAELQRRHGMPLAELDRKTKQSVVRILESRGAFSVRHGVETVAGALGVSRFTVYNYLNRENAAKDGSAQVEGS
- the uraD gene encoding 2-oxo-4-hydroxy-4-carboxy-5-ureidoimidazoline decarboxylase, which produces MSSRSPRSTGDTREPTPGLTRFNTADDGTALAALHEVCASRAWGSKLLAQRPYATADALYAASDAAMAELSDGDLAEAMAGHPPIGRPKPGDPTSRREQSGMAGASDALKADMLELNLAYQEKFGHVFLICASGRTGEQMRDAVRHRIDNTPEQEREIVRAELGKINRIRLTRIAEHAEGDAA
- the uraH gene encoding hydroxyisourate hydrolase, which gives rise to MSSETAARTSVSTHILDTSVGRPAEGVALTLAVRSGRDGAWTAHGASTTDADGRCKDLPALPEGTTHVRLDFAVEEYFVSPQHRAHHKATQQAEEQQDAPRVRDSGAFFPEVAITFAVTPGEHYHVPLLLNPFGYSVYRGS
- the pucL gene encoding factor-independent urate hydroxylase, giving the protein MTAQSRPARAADSRPARPVILGQNQYGKAENRVVKITRDGDTHHIKDLNVSVALSGDLEEVHLSGSNAHCLPTDTTRNTVYAFAKEHGIESAEQFGIHLARHFVTSQEPIHRARIRIEEYAWERIAPSDANSRFIGADEVQHSFVRKGQETRLTEITYDGERWQVISGLKDLVVMNSTNSEFWGYIKDKYTTLKEAYDRILATEVSGRWRFNWTDDEQRMPNWERSYEQVKKHMLQAFAETYSLSLQQTLYQMGARVINNRSEVDEIRFSLPNKHHFLVDLEPFGLKNDNEVYYAADRPYGLIEATVLRDGVEPEIPVDLTNL